The Candida dubliniensis CD36 chromosome 5, complete sequence genome has a window encoding:
- a CDS encoding member of the protein disulfide-isomerase family, putative (Similar to S. cerevisiae MPD1), whose translation MFFNHLLALVHILILVSAGSQADEYASDPNIFELTPSNFDKVVHKSNYTTLVKFYAPWCGYCQKLQPVYHKLGKYINKDAKYSINIASVNCDKDYNKQLCSQYQVRGFPTLMVFRPPKYEKGKQVKLQKHASEVYQGERSVKSITKFLTSRLKNYVKKFHNIKSDGVAEWLAEDKPSVLLISNANSVSPLLKSLAIDFLDRVKVGMISKFNDEPHKLVIGDKEIEVPSTSKSMLFYFNKEKGELVAYTKSEKLNDKVKITEWIIEQTQQQPAEGPLSKKENKYYYKYRTGKKKIEHDEL comes from the coding sequence ATGTTTTTCAATCACTTGTTGGCATTGGTTCACATTCTTATTTTAGTTTCTGCTGGATCACAAGCAGATGAATATGCGTCAGACCCAAATATATTTGAGTTGACGCCTTCAAATTTTGACAAAGTAGTCCACAAGTCTAATTACACTACTTTGGTAAAGTTCTACGCCCCTTGGTGTGGATATTGTCAGAAATTACAGCCTGTGTATCATAAATTGGGaaaatatatcaataaGGATGCAAAGTATTCTATTAACATTGCTAGTGTGAATTGTGACAAGGACTACAATAAACAGTTGTGTTCACAATATCAAGTTCGAGGATTCCCCACACTAATGGTGTTCAGACCTCCTAAGTACGAAAAGGGGAAACAAGTAAAGTTGCAGAAACATGCCAGTGAAGTTTACCAAGGTGAAAGAAGTGTCAAGTCAATCACCAAGTTTTTAACTTCAaggttgaaaaattatgtCAAAAAGTTTCACAACATCAAGAGTGACGGCGTCGCAGAATGGTTAGCAGAAGATAAACCTTCTGTTTTACTTATTTCCAATGCAAACCTGGTTAGTCCATTGTTGAAATCCCTAGCCATTGATTTTCTCGATCGAGTCAAAGTCGGAATGATATCCAAATTCAACGATGAGCCTCATAAACTTGTTATTGGCGATAAGGAAATTGAAGTTCCATCCACCTCTAAATCGATGTTGTTCTATTTTAACAAGGAAAAAGGAGAGTTGGTAGCTTATACAAAATCTGAAAAATTGAACGACAAGGTGAAAATAACTGAATGGATAATAGAACAAACTCAGCAACAACCAGCGGAGGGTCCATTatccaaaaaagaaaacaaatacTATTACAAATATAGAACcgggaaaaagaaaatagaaCATGACGAATTATAG
- a CDS encoding serine hydrolase, putative (Similar to S. cerevisiae FSH3): protein MAPKKNITYKGKILFLHGYTQSSSLFYAKTSALRKKLIKLGYKCVYLNGPYVLTPADLPTTDSLSKFGSATTDTEDVTYRAWWVKKDKTNDAIDLDESIATVKDYIQKGEIIADNDLEVEEETDEEKKLPIVGILGFSQGAAFGGLIAHKFPQWFETDPLKFVVLYSGFKLDTSKKTGNDKYNEYYPQTEDDVKNGGFKYLHVLGELDTVVAEDRGYSLYELTKSSSDILKHPGGHFVPNSKIYVDNVANWIESHQNGSQVKSEKPEDDIDSLLDMMDNFGKA from the coding sequence atGGCACCAAAGAAGAACATCACCTACAAGGGGAAGATACTATTTCTCCATGGATACACTcaatcttcatctttattTTATGCCAAGACTTCTgcattaagaaaaaaactcATCAAGTTGGGTTACAAATGTGTGTATCTTAATGGACCTTATGTGCTAACTCCAGCAGACTTGCCAACAACGGATTCCTTATCCAAGTTTGGGTCTGCCACAACAGACACAGAGGATGTGACATACCGTGCATGGTGGGTCAAGAAAGACAAGACCAACGATGCTATCGATTTGGACGAGTCTATTGCTACAGTAAAGgattatattcaaaaagGCGAGATCATCGCAGACAACGATTTGGAAGTAGAGGAGGAAACagatgaagaaaagaaattgccTATTGTTGGTATACTTGGGTTTTCGCAAGGTGCTGCTTTTGGTGGGTTAATTGCCCATAAATTCCCCCAGTGGTTTGAAACTGATCCACTaaagtttgttgttttgtattCTGGATTTAAATTAGACACTTCAAAGAAGACAGGTAACGACAAATACAATGAGTATTACCCCCAAACAGAAGACGACGTTAAAAATGGAGGTTTCAAGTACCTTCATGTGTTGGGAGAGTTGGACACAGTGGTAGCAGAAGATCGTGGATACTCGTTGTATGAGCTTACTAAGTCATCCTCGGATATCTTGAAGCATCCAGGAGGCCATTTCGTTCCAAACTCAAAAATTTATGTCGATAATGTGGCTAACTGGATTGAATCCCATCAAAATGGGTCTCAAGTGAAGTCTGAAAAGCCAGAGGACGATATCGATTCGTTGTTGGACATGATGGATAATTTTGGGAAAGCTTGA
- a CDS encoding haloacid dehalogenase-like hydrolase, putative (Similar to S. cerevisiae SSM1;~In S. cerevisiae: overexpression suppresses the 6-AU sensitivity of transcription elongation factor S-II, as well as resistance to other pyrimidine derivatives) codes for MTVSNSQTVNYINPELTEAENAKPGRHVSLPFGYGPIPKQFQNKRIFFFDIDNCLYPRSTRIFEMMQVKIHDYFKKSLSLNDEDARNLHMNYYKTYGLAIEGLVRNHQVDALEYNSKVDDALDLHSVLRYDSDLRNTLMAIKESRKFDYFWLVTNAYKNHALRVISFLGIGDLFDGLTYCDYSKDPIICKPMPEYFYNCFQITQLDYQNAEVLSEQYFIDDSELNVKEAKRLGVGHVIHYVELPSDIEKLKAKPDFEEFYGTGDNSDPSKIWILDKIQNLPTLIGCT; via the coding sequence atgACAGTATCAAATAGCCAGACGGTGAATTACATCAATCCTGAATTGACGGAGGCAGAGAATGCCAAACCTGGTAGACATGTCAGTTTACCTTTTGGATACGGTCCTATTCCAAAgcaatttcaaaacaaaaggatctttttctttgatatAGACAACTGCTTGTATCCACGATCTACCAGAATATTCGAAATGATGCAAGTTAAGATCCATGATTACTTTAAGAAAAGCTTGAGTTTGAACGATGAAGATGCCAGGAATCTTCACATGAACTACTACAAAACATATGGGTTAGCGATTGAGGGGTTAGTGAGAAACCATCAGGTGGATGCATTGGAATATAACTCAAAGGTCGACGATGCATTGGATCTACACTCTGTCTTGCGTTATGACTCTGACTTGAGAAACACGTTGATGGCAATCAAAGAATCGCGTAAGTTTGATTATTTCTGGCTTGTCACGAATGCCTACAAGAACCATGCATTGAGAGTAATTTCGTTTTTGGGTATTGGTGATTTGTTTGATGGATTAACTTACTGTGATTATTCAAAAGATCCAATTATATGTAAGCCAATGCCAGAATATTTCTACAACTGCTTTCAAATTACTCAACTTGATTACCAGAATGCAGAAGTGTTATCTGAACAATATTTCATTGATGATAGCGAACTCAATGTTAAGGAAGCCAAAAGATTGGGAGTTGGTCATGTCATCCATTATGTGGAGTTGCCAagtgatattgaaaaactcAAAGCCAAACCAGATTTCGAAGAGTTTTATGGCACAGGAGACAACCTGGATCCAAGCAAAATTTGGATTCTAGACAAAATCCAAAACTTGCCGACTTTAATTGGTTGCACGTAG